The following coding sequences lie in one Gorilla gorilla gorilla isolate KB3781 chromosome 5, NHGRI_mGorGor1-v2.1_pri, whole genome shotgun sequence genomic window:
- the SAYSD1 gene encoding SAYSvFN domain-containing protein 1 isoform X2, translating to MLEAAQPQGSTSEPPWNTAIPLPSCWDQSFLTNITFLKVLLWLVLLGLFVELEFGLAYFVLSLFYWMYVGTRGPEEKKEGEKSAYSVFNPGCEAIQGTLTAEQLERELQLRPLAGR from the exons ATGctg GAAGCGGCTCAGCCCCAGGGCAGCACATCAGAGCCACCATGGAACACAGCCATTCCTCTACCATCGTGCTGGGACCAGTCTTTCCTGACCAATATCACCTTCTTGAAGGTTCTTCTCTGGTTGGTCCTGCTGGGACTGTTTGTGGAACTGGAATTTGGCCTGGCATATTTTGTCCTGTCCTTGTTCTATTGGATGTACGTCGGGACACGAGGCcctgaagagaagaaagagggagagaagagcgCCTACTCTGTGTTCAATCCAGGCTGTGAAGCCATCCAGGGCACCCTGACTGCAGAGCAGTTGGAGCGCGAGTTACAGTTGAGACCCCTGGCAGGGAGATAG